The proteins below are encoded in one region of Peribacillus muralis:
- a CDS encoding ABC transporter permease — protein sequence MPEIATNTSPILPHKEAEDQVISPWKEGWKSFKKNKVALVGLGIVLFFILIAIFAPLIAPYSFEGQKLSDKHLAPSAEHWFGTDEFGRDILSRVIYGSRISIGVGFLSVAGSVLVGSFLGIIAGYYGKWIDTIISRVFDIILAFPSILLAIAVVAVLGPSLRNALIAIAIVNVPIFGRLLRSRVLTVKEEEYVTAAKAIGMGDGRILLHHVLPNSLAPIIVQGTLAIATAIIECAALGFLGLGAQPPAPEWGKMLADSRSFIIQAPWTVLFPGLAIMLTVLGFNLMGDGLRDALDPRMKN from the coding sequence ATGCCTGAAATAGCAACGAATACATCGCCAATTCTTCCTCATAAAGAGGCAGAGGATCAAGTCATCTCTCCCTGGAAGGAAGGATGGAAGAGCTTTAAGAAGAATAAGGTGGCCCTGGTAGGTCTCGGCATCGTTTTATTTTTCATCTTGATCGCCATCTTCGCTCCACTCATTGCACCATATTCATTCGAGGGACAAAAGCTAAGTGATAAACATTTGGCGCCATCTGCAGAACATTGGTTTGGAACGGATGAATTCGGCCGTGATATTTTAAGCCGGGTCATTTATGGATCGCGAATATCGATTGGAGTCGGCTTTTTATCTGTAGCCGGATCTGTTTTGGTCGGGTCCTTCCTTGGAATCATCGCCGGTTATTATGGAAAGTGGATAGATACGATCATTTCGAGGGTTTTTGATATCATTTTGGCGTTTCCAAGTATCCTGCTTGCCATTGCGGTGGTAGCGGTTTTGGGACCTTCCCTTCGCAATGCGCTCATTGCCATTGCCATCGTTAATGTCCCGATATTCGGGCGGCTTTTACGTTCACGGGTGTTAACGGTGAAAGAAGAAGAATACGTAACGGCTGCAAAGGCCATTGGAATGGGAGATGGGCGGATCCTTCTTCATCACGTTCTTCCAAATAGCCTTGCGCCGATTATCGTGCAAGGGACCCTGGCGATTGCCACTGCCATCATTGAGTGTGCAGCACTCGGTTTCCTCGGTCTTGGGGCACAGCCGCCAGCACCAGAGTGGGGGAAAATGCTAGCCGATTCAAGATCTTTTATCATTCAGGCCCCTTGGACGGTCCTTTTTCCTGGACTAGCAATCATGCTTACGGTCCTTGGCTTCAATCTTATGGGGGATGGCCTGCGTGATGCTTTGGATCCGCGAATGAAAAACTAG
- a CDS encoding ABC transporter permease, which translates to MFSYTVRRLGSLIPVLLGMAFIVFMMIRAIPGNPAQVILGQQATEEAVAAMTKQLGLDKPWFVQFWDYLAGLVQGDLGVSLKTNSPVSEEIGPYLMATIELALIAMIIAVVIGVNAGIISAWFQNSWFDYVAMVIALVGLSMPIFWLGLMEQYIISIQWDLLPTTGRDNIRDPVEAITGLYLIDTLMNGRLDQFFEVIRHLILPGLALATIPMAIIARMTRSSMLEVMRSDFIRTARAKGMKMFWVVYKHSLKNALIPVVTVIGLQTGLLLGGAILTENIFGWPGIGTYIYDAILSRDYPVIQSGILVIAFLFVMINLIVDLLYAAIDPRIKYK; encoded by the coding sequence ATGTTTTCCTATACCGTACGACGTTTAGGATCTCTCATTCCAGTACTGCTCGGAATGGCTTTTATTGTATTCATGATGATTCGGGCGATTCCAGGTAATCCTGCACAGGTGATTCTTGGGCAGCAAGCAACAGAAGAGGCTGTTGCGGCAATGACCAAGCAACTAGGACTGGATAAGCCTTGGTTCGTTCAATTTTGGGACTATTTAGCAGGATTGGTGCAGGGTGATCTCGGTGTATCGCTAAAAACGAATAGTCCTGTTTCCGAGGAAATTGGGCCATATTTAATGGCCACGATAGAGCTGGCATTGATTGCCATGATCATCGCTGTCGTCATTGGGGTAAATGCGGGAATCATCTCGGCCTGGTTCCAAAACTCATGGTTTGACTATGTGGCGATGGTGATCGCGTTGGTGGGCTTGTCCATGCCGATATTCTGGCTTGGATTGATGGAGCAATACATCATCTCCATTCAATGGGACTTGCTTCCGACGACAGGCCGGGATAACATCAGGGACCCCGTCGAGGCCATAACTGGACTTTACCTGATTGATACACTCATGAATGGCAGGCTCGATCAGTTTTTTGAAGTGATCAGGCATCTCATTTTGCCGGGATTGGCGCTTGCGACCATTCCGATGGCAATCATTGCAAGGATGACACGTTCATCCATGCTCGAAGTCATGAGGTCGGATTTCATCCGCACCGCCCGTGCTAAGGGAATGAAAATGTTTTGGGTCGTTTACAAGCACTCCTTGAAGAATGCCTTGATTCCCGTAGTGACGGTCATCGGTCTGCAGACAGGATTGCTTTTGGGCGGGGCCATTTTAACGGAAAACATTTTTGGCTGGCCAGGTATCGGTACATATATCTATGATGCAATCCTATCCCGGGATTATCCGGTCATACAGTCCGGGATTCTTGTCATCGCCTTTTTATTCGTCATGATCAATTTAATTGTGGACTTGTTGTATGCAGCGATCGATCCTAGGATCAAGTATAAATAG
- a CDS encoding ABC transporter substrate-binding protein — translation MKKSLALLLTCILALSLALAGCSSSTSKEDGKGGGSGEAKGGTLIYGKGGDAVGLDPAIVTDGESFIVTQQIFETLVKYGEDNTEIKPGLAESWDVSDDAKTYTFKLKTGIKFHDGSDFNADAVVKNFQRWAKSKDEGKFAYYASMFGGFEGDEGHVIKEVKAVDASTVEFTLNRPQAPFLKNIAMPTFAIASPAGLEKEGDGFTKNPSGTGPFKFKSWKPGDTIEVVKNEDYWQKGLPKLDGITFKVIKDNSARLNAVIKGEIDLMDGLNPSDISKVTGDDKLQLFERPSMNVGYFGFNVEKKPFDKKEVRQAISHLINKKEIIDNFFEGTAEPAKNPMPPSVSGYNDNIEDYDYDVEKAKELLKKAGYEKGFKMDLWAMPVPRPYMPDGQKVAEAIQASLKQVGIEANIVSYEWAAYLEKVQAGEAQSFMLGWTGDNGDADNFLYALLDKDNIGSNNYSRYANDEVHDLLIEAQSTADEAKRNELYGKAQEIIHDDAPWVPLVHSLPQLAGSKTVKGFVPHPTGSQSLINVSLEN, via the coding sequence ATGAAGAAATCATTAGCTTTATTGTTGACTTGTATCCTGGCCCTGTCATTGGCGCTAGCGGGATGCTCCTCGTCCACATCGAAAGAGGACGGCAAAGGAGGAGGATCGGGGGAAGCGAAGGGCGGTACATTGATTTATGGTAAAGGCGGAGATGCCGTCGGTCTTGACCCAGCTATCGTAACTGATGGTGAATCGTTCATCGTCACACAACAAATTTTTGAAACGCTAGTAAAATATGGAGAAGATAATACAGAGATAAAACCTGGCCTTGCCGAATCTTGGGATGTATCTGATGACGCAAAGACCTACACATTCAAATTGAAAACGGGAATCAAGTTCCATGATGGCTCCGATTTCAATGCAGATGCTGTCGTAAAGAACTTTCAACGCTGGGCAAAAAGCAAGGATGAAGGGAAATTCGCTTATTATGCCTCCATGTTCGGAGGATTTGAAGGTGATGAAGGCCATGTCATCAAGGAAGTGAAAGCAGTTGATGCAAGCACGGTTGAATTCACATTGAACCGTCCGCAGGCGCCATTCCTGAAAAACATTGCCATGCCTACATTTGCCATTGCCAGTCCGGCTGGTTTGGAAAAAGAGGGAGACGGCTTTACGAAGAACCCTTCTGGAACAGGTCCTTTCAAATTCAAGTCATGGAAGCCTGGCGATACGATCGAAGTGGTGAAAAACGAAGACTATTGGCAAAAAGGACTGCCAAAACTTGATGGAATCACGTTTAAAGTCATTAAAGATAACTCTGCACGTTTAAATGCTGTAATCAAAGGTGAAATTGACTTAATGGACGGTTTGAACCCAAGCGATATCAGTAAAGTTACAGGTGATGACAAATTGCAGTTATTCGAACGTCCATCCATGAATGTCGGCTACTTTGGATTCAATGTTGAGAAAAAGCCTTTCGACAAAAAAGAAGTGCGTCAGGCCATCTCGCATTTGATCAACAAAAAGGAAATCATCGATAACTTCTTCGAAGGAACAGCGGAGCCTGCAAAGAATCCAATGCCGCCTTCCGTTTCTGGATACAATGACAATATCGAAGACTATGACTATGATGTCGAAAAAGCGAAGGAACTTCTGAAAAAAGCAGGATATGAAAAAGGATTCAAAATGGATCTATGGGCAATGCCTGTACCACGTCCATATATGCCAGATGGTCAAAAAGTGGCCGAGGCCATTCAAGCCAGCTTAAAGCAGGTAGGTATTGAGGCAAATATCGTTTCATACGAATGGGCTGCATATCTAGAGAAAGTGCAGGCTGGTGAGGCTCAATCCTTCATGCTAGGCTGGACTGGGGATAATGGAGATGCAGATAACTTCCTTTATGCCTTATTGGATAAAGACAATATCGGCTCAAACAATTATTCCCGTTATGCAAATGATGAAGTGCACGATCTATTGATCGAGGCCCAGTCCACGGCAGATGAAGCCAAGCGTAATGAGTTATATGGAAAAGCCCAGGAAATCATCCATGATGATGCACCATGGGTTCCACTTGTCCATTCTTTACCTCAGCTAGCCGGATCCAAGACTGTCAAAGGGTTTGTTCCACATCCAACTGGTTCGCAATCCCTTATTAACGTTTCTTTAGAAAATTAA
- a CDS encoding ABC transporter ATP-binding protein: MNQTLVKVENLKKHFPIKGGVLGKTVGEVKAVDGLSFSIYKGETLGLVGESGCGKSTTGRLLLRLLEPSEGNVYFEGKDLTSLSSRDMRKMRREMQMVFQDPFASLNPRHTVEKILEEPLIVHGVKDKKARKARVKELLKVVGLSGYHAKRYPHQFSGGQRQRIGIARALAVNPKLIIADEPVSALDVSIQAQVLNLLQDLQEDFDLTYLFIAHDLGVVRHISDRVGVMYLGHIVELTESEELYEDPLHPYTQALLSAVPIPDVEYKGDRVILQGDVPSPSNPPSGCPFHTRCPKALVECQSEKPILHEHKPGHYVACHLYN; this comes from the coding sequence ATGAATCAAACATTGGTTAAGGTGGAAAACCTTAAGAAGCATTTTCCGATTAAAGGAGGCGTGCTAGGAAAGACCGTTGGGGAGGTCAAGGCCGTGGATGGCTTATCGTTTTCCATTTATAAAGGGGAAACCTTGGGTCTTGTGGGTGAAAGCGGTTGCGGAAAATCGACAACGGGAAGGCTATTGCTTCGATTGCTCGAGCCGAGTGAGGGGAATGTTTATTTCGAAGGGAAGGACCTGACATCTTTATCTTCGCGGGATATGAGAAAAATGCGCCGTGAAATGCAGATGGTATTCCAGGACCCATTCGCTTCGCTGAATCCTAGACATACAGTGGAAAAGATCTTGGAAGAACCGCTTATCGTCCATGGAGTGAAAGATAAAAAGGCTCGCAAGGCCCGTGTAAAGGAGCTGCTAAAGGTTGTCGGCTTAAGCGGTTACCATGCGAAAAGGTACCCGCACCAATTCAGCGGGGGCCAGCGTCAGCGCATCGGCATCGCCAGGGCACTCGCCGTTAACCCGAAATTGATCATCGCCGATGAGCCGGTATCTGCATTGGACGTTTCGATTCAGGCGCAGGTCTTGAACCTCCTGCAGGATTTGCAGGAAGATTTTGATTTGACTTATCTTTTCATTGCCCATGATCTTGGAGTTGTGAGGCATATCTCTGACCGTGTCGGTGTCATGTATCTGGGACATATAGTCGAGTTGACGGAGAGTGAGGAACTGTATGAAGATCCCCTCCATCCATATACACAAGCTTTATTATCAGCCGTGCCGATTCCCGATGTGGAATACAAGGGAGATAGGGTGATCCTGCAGGGCGATGTTCCAAGTCCTTCGAACCCTCCAAGCGGCTGTCCCTTCCATACGCGGTGCCCAAAAGCGCTGGTGGAGTGTCAATCGGAAAAGCCGATCTTGCATGAACATAAACCTGGTCACTACGTTGCTTGTCATTTATATAACTGA
- a CDS encoding ABC transporter ATP-binding protein, producing MEEPIIKVNGLRTSFRTDDGVIPVVNSIDFHVNPGEVLGIVGESGCGKSVTSLSIMGLVSSPTGKVEGEILFKGENIANASEAKMRKIRGNDIAMIFQEPMTSLNPVFTIGDQLVETLRIHKKWSKKQARLRAVEMLKLVGLGRAEELINEYPHQLSGGMRQRVMIAMAMICEPKLLIADEPTTALDVTIQAQILELMKNLNKETDTAIMMITHDLGVVAQMCERVIVMYAGKVIEEGNVQTIFQNPKHPYTVGLLQSIPDMRIKKERLYSIPGNVPKPGTSSLGCQFAPRCSHAMEQCVNEAPSLLDFGDGQQVRCWLYEDGKGAALHESNIG from the coding sequence ATGGAAGAACCGATTATTAAGGTCAATGGGCTGCGAACCAGTTTTCGTACGGACGATGGGGTGATTCCGGTTGTGAATTCAATCGATTTCCACGTCAATCCCGGCGAAGTGCTAGGGATTGTAGGGGAGTCGGGATGCGGAAAGAGCGTAACTTCTTTGTCCATAATGGGACTGGTTTCTTCGCCGACGGGCAAGGTGGAAGGGGAAATCCTTTTTAAAGGGGAGAATATCGCAAATGCCTCTGAAGCGAAAATGAGAAAGATTCGCGGGAATGATATAGCGATGATATTCCAGGAGCCGATGACAAGTCTGAATCCTGTGTTCACAATTGGAGATCAATTGGTGGAGACGCTCCGAATCCATAAAAAGTGGAGCAAAAAACAGGCTAGGCTCAGGGCTGTTGAAATGCTGAAGCTGGTTGGTCTTGGCCGCGCCGAGGAATTGATCAATGAATATCCGCATCAGCTTTCAGGCGGGATGAGACAGAGGGTCATGATCGCCATGGCCATGATCTGTGAGCCGAAGCTACTTATCGCGGATGAACCGACCACGGCGTTGGACGTGACGATCCAAGCGCAAATTTTGGAATTGATGAAGAACTTAAATAAAGAGACGGATACCGCCATCATGATGATCACCCATGATCTTGGTGTGGTGGCCCAGATGTGTGAACGTGTCATTGTCATGTATGCAGGCAAGGTAATAGAGGAAGGGAATGTGCAAACGATTTTCCAAAATCCGAAGCATCCTTATACAGTCGGATTACTTCAGTCGATACCGGACATGCGGATAAAGAAAGAGCGCCTTTACTCAATTCCCGGTAATGTCCCAAAACCGGGGACAAGCAGCCTTGGATGCCAGTTTGCACCGCGCTGTTCACATGCCATGGAGCAATGTGTGAATGAGGCACCTTCTCTATTGGATTTTGGCGATGGTCAGCAAGTCCGTTGCTGGCTTTATGAAGATGGGAAAGGAGCAGCCCTGCATGAATCAAACATTGGTTAA